The following coding sequences lie in one Arachis ipaensis cultivar K30076 chromosome B03, Araip1.1, whole genome shotgun sequence genomic window:
- the LOC107630578 gene encoding protein TIFY 3 has product MEGVTVVKPEAEEVTGEVQKDQELVLESSHPVVEDSVDRVSSTDMEEQQLQNNNVGDDNKSLPASGLNAVISSPSQLTIFYNGSVCVYDGLPADKVHEIMLIAAATAKSAEMKKINPQSPFVSAVPTRPSSPHATSNNVASPQSICFPAEKNSICRLQEFPIARRHSLQRFLEKRRDRLGSKAPYPTLSTTKMADNIENNFSADNAPDLVKRSEEELQPTVAAS; this is encoded by the exons ATGGAGGGCGTCACTGTGGTGAAGCCAGAGGCCGAGGAGGTTACAGGGGAAGTGCAGAAAGACCAGGAACTGGTTCTAGAATCTTCTCACCCTGTTGTGGAGGACAGTGTTGATAGAGTTAGCAGCACTGACATGGAGGAACAACAGCTCCAGAACAACAACGTTGGTGATGATAACAA GTCATTGCCAGCTTCTGGACTTAATGCTGTAATTTCTAGCCCAAGCCAACTTACCATCTTCTATAATGGAAGTGTCTGTGTGTATGATGGACTCCCTGCTGACAAG GTGCATGAAATAATGCTTATTGCTGCTGCTACTGCAAAGTCAGCTGAAATGAAGAAGATTAATCCACAGTCTCCTTTTGTTTCAGCTGTTCCCACAAGGCCTTCTTCGCCACATGCAACCTCCAATAATGTTGCTTCTCCTCAGTCAATCTGCTTCCCTGCGGAGAAGAATTCCATCTGCAGGCTGCAAG AGTTCCCAATAGCACGCAGGCATTCACTGCAAAGGTTTCTTGAGAAGCGTCGAGACAG GTTGGGGAGCAAAGCCCCGTATCCTACCTTGTCAACAACAAAAATGGCTGACAACATAGAGAACAACTTCAGTGCCGACAATGCACcggatttggttaagcgatcaGAAGAGGAGTTGCAGCCAACTGTAGCTGCCTCTTGA